A stretch of DNA from Streptomyces sp. HUAS 15-9:
CCGAGTTGGTCGCTGGGCGTGGAGGCGATCTTCTATCTGAGCTTCCCGCTGCTGCTGGCCGTCTTCCGGCGCATCGACGCCCGGCACCTGAAGTACTGGATCATCGGGGCGATCGCCGCGGTGTGGGCCACCCCGGCGGTGGCGTACGCGGCGTTCCCGAAGACCCCGCTGGTGCCCAGCGGCCAGGACCTGTCCGTCTCGGCGTACTGGTTCAGCTATGTGCTGCCCCCGGTCCGCATGGTCGACTTCGCCCTCGGCATCCTGGTCGCGCTCGCGGTCAAGCACGGGCGCTGGCGCAACATCGGCATGATCCCGTCGTTCGTGCTGCTGGCCGGCGGGTACTGGCTCACCTACCACGTGCCCTACCTCTACGGGCAGCGCGCCGCGATGATCATCCCGATCGCGCTGCTGATCGCGGCCGCGGCGACCGCGGACATCGAGGGCCGCTTCAGCCTGTTCCGCAACCGCACGATGGTCTGGCTGGGCGAGATCTCCTTCGCCTTCTACCTGTTGCACTACATAGCGCTGTCCTGGCTGCGCAAGCAGCTCGGTACGGAGATGTACTCCACCACGCAGGGCATCGCGATACTGGTCGGCACGGCCGTCGGCACGGTGGTGGCGTCCTGGCTGCTCTACCGGCTGGTCGAGGCTCCGCTGGTGCGCCGGTTCAGCCGGCCGCGGCAAGCGGCGCGTGCGGAGGTCGTCGCCTGATCACCCGTCAGGCAGTACGGCCGGCGGCGCGCCACTCAAGGAGAGTGGCGCGCCGCCGCCGATGAAGAAGCCGGTGAGGAAGCCGATGAAGCAGAACCGTCAGCCGCGGCCTCCCTCGTGGCGACGGTCGTCGATACGGCGGTCCTCGAAGCGACGGTCCTCGAAGCGGCGGTGGTCGCGGCGGTCGTCGTCGTAACGCCGGTGGTCGACGATGTGGCGGCGGTGGTCGCCCCAGGCAGCGGAACTGATGAAGCGGCCTCGGTCGTTGCGCAGGGTCGCGGTGTCGGTGTCGTCGTCCCACACCTCGTAGCGCCGGCCCTGGTACAGGTCGCTCTGGGTGTCCCGCCCGAACCCGGTGTGGACGCGCACGGTCGCCTGACCGTTCAGCCGGAAGCCACGGAAGGTGTAGGTGCGGCCGGCCTCGTCCGACAGCGTCCACCCGGTGAGGTCGACGCCGTACCGGCTGTTGTTGCTGATCTCCACCCATTCCCGGTTCAGGGAGCGGTTCGAGCGGTCACGGCCCGCGGAGTCGTACTGCACACGGCTGATGACCACGCGGTCGGCCGAGCCCCTCGGCGAGTGGTCGGCTGCCGCCGCCGGCAGCGCCACCGCGCCTACTGCGGCGGCCGCCACGGCAGCGGCAGCCGTCAGACGGCGGGTGGTCACGAGAACAGAAGCGGACACAGGGTCCCCCTTTGCAGGGTGAGAGCACTCCCCCGGGCGTCCGGCGTCGAAGACGCAGGCCACAGGTGGGGGTGCGTGGTGCGGGTGGCGGCCGGGTGGCCGCACATCCACACCCTCCGGTCCGCGCGGCACGGTCGGCGGGGTGACCCGAGGGCTGTTACAGATCGCGCACAGTTCCGTGACGCTTGTCTGTAATAGTCATTTATGTTGCAGATAGTCCGGTTTAAGGCTTCAGTGGGCTGTTGTCCCATGTCAGCGCCGGACTCGGCCGATGCCGCACCGGCACCGGCCGCCCGCCACCGTCCAGACCTTCACCCGAAAGTGAGTAACAGTCACCGGCAGCCGCGGGGTCAGGTCACCACGGGCCAGGAGCGGAGCAGGGTGGCGATCCTGCGGGTGGTGCAGGTGGGGTCGCGGAGGAGGTCGCGCAGGGCCATCGCGTCCTCTCGGGCGGGCTTGACCGGGATGCCGGACGCCTCCAGGTACATCACTCCCGTCGCCGCGGCCACGGCCATGTTGGAGCGCTCCAGCCAGCGGCAGCGGCCCAGGATGTGGATCAGGGCGGCGGCCCGGGCGTAGGGGCCGTCGTAGACCGGCTGTTGGAGGAGTTCGGCCTTGTGGGCAGCCACGGCGGCGACCGGTACGCCGTAGTCGTCGGGAGCGGGGTCGCCCGCGCCGGCGATCTCGGCGACCTGAAGGATCCAGGGGACATCGATGTGCAGGTCCATTACGCGGCGTGCGCCCCCGGTGCGCCCGGCTCGCCGACCCTCTCGGCGTCCTCGGCCTCGTCGAAGACCGACTGGTGCTCGTCCAGGAAGCGGCGGGCCGCCTCCAGGGCACGGGCGCGGATCCCCTCGGTGTCCTCGCGGACGAGACGGGCGATGTAGTCGCCCAGGTCCAGCCCGAGGTCCTTGGCGCGGACCTGGGCGAGCTGCTTGACCTCGGGATCGACGCGTACGCCGAGCTGTGGCTTTGCCATATGAGGATGGTAACAGCTGTTACCACCGCGAGGCCAGAGAGGGGCCGGAGAGGGGCCGGAGAGGGGCCGAGCCAGCCTGCCCGGGCAGGTCGCGGTCGGATCATGCGACTTGTAGATCGGACGGCCGTACGTGCTGTATAGTCGATCTTGAACTCGCCGCCCGGACGAACCGGGAAGCGCGCGATGCGTTGGTGGTCCAAGGAAAGACGTCCCGCTTCCTGCGGGGAGATGCAGGTGCAAGGCCTGCCCGGCGCTCGAACGGAACCCCGCTCCTGACCCGTCAGGAGCGGGGTTCCTGCGTGTTCGGGGTGCGACCGGCCACCATTGGGGTGATGTTCCCGGGTCGGCTCGAAATGTTCGGTGCGTGGCTACGGCGCAGGTCAGACCGTGCGCCCTGGCAGGGTTTGCGCGGGGTTTCGAGGAACTTTTTCCTGGAACCGCGTTTTTAGCTTCAGCTAAAGGTGGCATCCTGGAACTACGGACAGTTCAACAGACCTTGCTGTCCGCCTAGTTGGGGGTGACACCATGGGTTTCTTCACCGGAAACGAGAGCCAGAGCCGTACGGACTTAGCCGGTGCGCAGCTCGCACGCCAGGCCACCGCGTCCCTCGCGGGCCTGTTGGCCGGGCTGGGGAAATCACGTTCCGATCTGGCCAAGGCCATGGGAGTCAGTCCCGGACGCGTCAGTCAGATCATGTCCGGGGACGCGAACTTGACAGTCCGTACGCTGGCCGCCGCGGCCGAGGCGCTCGGCGCCAGCGTGGAGATCACGTTCCGCCCCCGCCCCCAGCCGGCACACGGGCCGGGCGGACAGAGCGACAGCAGTGGGGATCCATCACTGGCACACGACAGCGACCTCACATCGCACCTGTAGCCCGCCGGACGTCCCCGCTGCGGCCGCGCTAGGAGCGGTCGCGAAGGAACGGGAGACGTCGGCGCTGCCTGGGGAGCCCGGGGCTGTGATACGCCTCGCGCCAGAGCGCGTCGTCCCGCAGTTGCTCCAGCTGAGGCTGTTCCGAGCGGCGGCCGTGCTGGTAGGCGATGAGCAGCAGATGTGCGCTCAGGGCGCAGGCCTCGGCGAAGGACGACAGGCAGTCGTAGCGCTCCTGTTCGGTCGGGTCCCGCGGGGGCGTCCAGGACGCCTCGCCACGACAGGCCTCGTCGGTTCTCGTCTGTATGTCGAGAGCCTTGTCGATCGCCCGCTCCGCCTCCTCGTAGCACGCGTTGACCGTCTTGCAGACGGCAGGCTGGCGATGGCGGTCCAGCAGATACCGCTTCAGGCTGTGGTTGAACATCCGCAGGTTCACCGACTCCTTGAAGTCGGCCAGAAAAGCGTCGCACCAGCTCTGGCCGTCCGTGCGCAGCCGGTAGTCGAGCCGCTCCATGAGCGAGGCGACACCCAGGGTCAGAATCTTGACGTAGGGCTGCGTACTTTCGTCCTGCTTCCTGCGGGGCAGCGCCGCGGCGCCGGTCGCGAGGCCCGCGGTCACCGGTGGCAACGCGGCCAGGTGCGGCAGAAGATGTGCCGTGCCGATGGCGGTCGCGCACATCAGGGCCATGACGGAGAGGGACAGGCCGGCCGAACGCGCCGTACCCAGGAGCCTGCCCTTGCCGTGGAAGTGCTTCAGCAGGCCGATCCACGCGATGAGGGCGCAGGCCCCGCCCGGTAACACGTAGTAGGTCCACCAAGTCTGTTGATACCAGCTGCTCATCGACGGCCCCATGCGATACGCGGACAGGAAGGACCGTCGTCAGTGAGCGGAGGTGAGGCGGGCTCCCCCTCGGCGTTCATGCGCCCAGCCCTGCCCCACGGCAGGCCCGTACTCACAGGACTGCCGCAAGTGCCCTCCGATAATCCCACCTGGTCCTGCCTGGCGGCCTCACTTTGCGCAACAACCGGCCCGACGGCTACGCGAATCCGGCCACCCGCCGGCCTTCGGGGAGCCGCCGGGTATTCGCATTCAGCGGAGCGTGTCTATCCAGGCCTGCAGGCGGCGGCCCTGGGTGGCCATCAGGTCCGGGTCACGCAGGGTGTTGGTGAGGACCGACATGCCCTGGTACGCCGCGACGAGTTCGATCGCCAGGTCGTGGGCGTCGGGGCGGCCGAGCAAGGCGAACTGGGACTCGGTCCAGTCGATCAGGGCCCGCATCACCTTGGCCGCGGCTCGGTCCAGGCCGTCGTCGCGCTTGTCGAGCTCGGTGGCCAGGGTGCCGAAGGGGCAGCCGAAGCGGGCGACGACGTCGCGCTGTTCCACCCAGCCGGCTATGAGCGACTTGAGTCGGGTGGCGGGGTCGGGAAGGGCGTCCAACTGGCCGGTGAGCACGTGCAGTTGGGCGCAGTGGGCGTCCACCGCGGCCTCGACCAGCTGATTCTTGGTCTTGAAGTAGTAGTAGACGTTGCCGAGGGGGACGTCGGCGGCTCCGGCGATGTCCCCGAGGGTGGTCTTCTCCACGCCCTGCTCATGGAACACCTGGACGGCGGCGGCCACCAGGCGCTCGCGCTTGGTCGGCTTTGAGTCAGTCACCTGACTGAGGATAGACAGCGGGGGGTAGGGGCGGCTAGCGTGGGACTGAGTTAGTCAACTAACTCACACGATGTGCGTCGTCTCATCTCACTTCATCTCACCTCGTGGAGGGGCCGTGATCGTTGTAACTGGTGCAACCGGGAACGTCGGACGGGCGCTGGTCCGGATGCTGGCCGGGTCCGGGGAGGCCGTGACCGCCATGGCCCGGCGGATCTCCGGGACCGATGTGCCGGACGGAGTGCGGGCCGTCGCCGCCGATCTCGGCGAACCGGACAGTCTGGTGCCGGCGTTGGAGGGGGCCAAGGCGCTGTTCCTGCTCGTCGCCGGGGAGGATCCGGGCGGGATTCTGGAGCGGGCGGCCGCGGCCGGGGTCACCAAGGTGGTGCTGCTGTCCTCGCAGGGCGTCGGCACACGGCCGGGGGTGTACACGCACGCCGCCGGGTTCGAGGCCGCGGTGGCCGGGTCGGGGCTGGCACACACGGTGCTCCGGTCCGGCGGCCTGG
This window harbors:
- a CDS encoding acyltransferase family protein, which produces MATDQVLTGSASAEESGVGAQAAEAAEPNRAQISRLPSLTGLRFLAALAVFAHHAFLPIPPLRLLADDRTEFRLFRWFDQAGGLGVSFFFVLSGFVLTWSARDNDTTTGFWRRRFVKIYPNYVVAWVLAMVLFASDYTSTRIAVANLFMVQVWVPKYFTNFSVDSPSWSLGVEAIFYLSFPLLLAVFRRIDARHLKYWIIGAIAAVWATPAVAYAAFPKTPLVPSGQDLSVSAYWFSYVLPPVRMVDFALGILVALAVKHGRWRNIGMIPSFVLLAGGYWLTYHVPYLYGQRAAMIIPIALLIAAAATADIEGRFSLFRNRTMVWLGEISFAFYLLHYIALSWLRKQLGTEMYSTTQGIAILVGTAVGTVVASWLLYRLVEAPLVRRFSRPRQAARAEVVA
- a CDS encoding helix-turn-helix domain-containing protein, which translates into the protein MGFFTGNESQSRTDLAGAQLARQATASLAGLLAGLGKSRSDLAKAMGVSPGRVSQIMSGDANLTVRTLAAAAEALGASVEITFRPRPQPAHGPGGQSDSSGDPSLAHDSDLTSHL
- a CDS encoding lamin tail domain-containing protein, translating into MSASVLVTTRRLTAAAAVAAAAVGAVALPAAAADHSPRGSADRVVISRVQYDSAGRDRSNRSLNREWVEISNNSRYGVDLTGWTLSDEAGRTYTFRGFRLNGQATVRVHTGFGRDTQSDLYQGRRYEVWDDDTDTATLRNDRGRFISSAAWGDHRRHIVDHRRYDDDRRDHRRFEDRRFEDRRIDDRRHEGGRG
- a CDS encoding TetR/AcrR family transcriptional regulator, translating into MTDSKPTKRERLVAAAVQVFHEQGVEKTTLGDIAGAADVPLGNVYYYFKTKNQLVEAAVDAHCAQLHVLTGQLDALPDPATRLKSLIAGWVEQRDVVARFGCPFGTLATELDKRDDGLDRAAAKVMRALIDWTESQFALLGRPDAHDLAIELVAAYQGMSVLTNTLRDPDLMATQGRRLQAWIDTLR
- a CDS encoding fic family toxin-antitoxin system, toxin component, which gives rise to MDLHIDVPWILQVAEIAGAGDPAPDDYGVPVAAVAAHKAELLQQPVYDGPYARAAALIHILGRCRWLERSNMAVAAATGVMYLEASGIPVKPAREDAMALRDLLRDPTCTTRRIATLLRSWPVVT